The Ectothiorhodospiraceae bacterium 2226 region ACGCAGCCTATGCCTTCATCGGCCCGCTGCTCGATGCCGGTGTGCAGGTGTACCGCTACCAAGACGGCTTTCTGCACGGCAAGGCCTTCGTGGTGGATGACCTGGGCGCCGGGGTGGGCACCGTGAACCTCGACAACCGTTCCCTGCGCCTCAACTTCGAGGTCACCGCGCTGGTGCACGATGCGTCCTTCGCGCAGGACGTGGCGGCCATGTTCGAGGCCGACTTCGCCCGCGCGCGGCGCATGACACCCGTCGACATCGAAGGCCAGGGCTTCTGGCACCGCGTGGCGGCGCGCGCCGCTTACCTCTTCGCGCCAGTCCTGTGATTGGGCGTTGAAATGGATTGCCGGCGAGGTTGCACGCCGCGTCCGACGCATGTCCGCCCTCGGTTACGGCGATTGGACACTCGCTGCGTGATCTGCGTGCGGGAAGTCCTCCGTCCCGCGCTGGCAGACTGTTCTGTATAACGCGCTCAAAGCGCCGCCATGCCATGTGCCGCTTATCTCCAGCCAGGTTGCTGCGACTGAGGATCGCCCTAGGGCCGGCCGCGCCTACGAGGAGGATCACCCTGTCACGGAACCGCCCTGATCTACTCACGTGTTGTGGCCAAGCTGTTCGCGCTGCGGAGTTGCGCAAGGTCCAAGTCCGCGCCGCGCGCTAAAGGCATTCCGGCACGATCGAACGGCGGCGCGGTGGCGCAGGGGCGGGTGACCGACTTTACTGAAGAGATGTAACACCCGCATTGCCCGGAGGCCGTCATGAACCTCCAGCGCATCTTATGCCCGGTGGATTTCTCACGGGCGTCCGAAGCGGCGGCGGATTATGCCGCCGCTATCGCGCAGCCCCTCGGCGCCACCGTCGGCTTGGTCCATGCAGTGTACGCCGAGCCGGCTGGATCCTACGGCCAGAACTTGGATCTTGATGCCCTCTATACCGCGATGCGCGGTGAGGCGCTTTCGCGGATGCAGCGGCTGCAGGTGCGCCTGGGGCCGAGCGGCGTGCCTACCGAGACGATCCTGCGCGAGGGCCCGGTGGCGCAGGAGTTGCAGGCGGCGATCGGCGCTTGGCCGGCGGATCTGGTTGTCATGGCGACCCACGGGCGGCGCGGCGTGCGCCGATGGGTATTGGGTTCCGCCGCGCTGGACCTGCTACAGGGGCTGAGGGTGCCGCTGCTGACCCTGGGTCAAGCGCAAGAGCAGCAAGCGCGCAGCCGCTTGGCGCACGTGGTCGCGGCGGTGGATTTTCCACTCGCGCCGCAGGCGTCCGTGCTCGAGGCGGCGGCGCGCTTCGCGACGCTGCGTGGCGGTCGCCTCACGGTGCTGCACGTAATGCATGAGCTGGGCGTCGGCGCGCGTCGCCCTTACGAAGAGGTGCTGGTTGACGCACTGGCGCAGCGTTTGGCGGCGGCCTTGCCGGATGAGGTGCAGGGGCGGGTGGAGGTGTCGGTCGAGCCGGGGCGCCTTGGCGAACGCGTGCTCGACTGGGCGGCGCGCGAGAACGTCGATCTGTTGGTGTTGGGCGCGCGCCCCCGCGAACCCCAGGCTCGCTTGCTGGCGGGTGCGACGGTCGAGCGCCTGCTGTGCGCCGCATCCTGCCCGGTGCTGACCGTGCCCTGTGGCACGGCGGGAGCATCTCTTTAGTTTGCGGCACCCGCAAGCGTCGGGCGTCGATTCGCAGAAAGGGAGTACTGTCATGATGATGCACAGGATGATGACGGCTGGCGTGTTGAGTGTGGCGCTGGCGGCGGCTGCGCCCGCGCTGTTGGCGGATCAACACGGCCATGACCACGCCGAGCCCCAGGCGCCCCAGCAGCAAGCGCCCCAGCAGCAGGCGCCCGATAGCGCCCCGGGCGGTATGGGCATGATGGGCCCGGGCATGGGGATGATGGGCCACGGCATGGGCATGATGGGCCCGGGCATGGGGATGATGGGCCACGGCATGGGCATGATGGGCCAGGACGGCATGGGGATGAGGGGCGGTAGGAACCTCGCGGCCATGCTCGAATTGACCCCGGAGCAGCAGAAGCAGCTGCGCGAGATCCGGCGCGATCTGCATCGGCAGCAGTGGGACCCCTTGGGCAAGCTTATCGAGGCGCGTGAGGATCTGCGCGAGCTTCATCAGGCCGAGCGCCCGGATCCCGCCGCTATCGGCGAGGCGCACGAGCGGGCGGCGCAGTTGGAGCGGCCGGTGATCGAGGCGCGCGTGCAGGCGCGCAACGAGATGCATGCCGTGCTCACCGACGAGCAGCGCGAGAAGCTGCGGGAGATGCGGCGAGGCATGGGGGGCATGGAGGGCGTGATGGGTGCCAGAGGGATGATGGACCACGGCATGGGTTCCGGCATGGGCATGATGGGCCCCGACATGGGGATGCCCGACCTGGGGGTCCTGTTGGAGGGCGAGGCGCGCTGAGAGGCAAGCGCCGGTGCTGCTCCTGCGGGACCGCGCGGCCGGAGTGGCGGCCGCGGGAGTTCGCTTGGCACGCATGGGTTCGACGAGGTGGCGGTGATGATGGGTTACGACGGTTGGGGCTTCGGCATGCACGCGCTGTGGTGGTTGTTTTGGGTCGTGCTAATCGTGGGGGTGATCTTTGCGCTACTGCAAGGTTCCGGACGCCGCGAGGCACGGCGCGAAACCCCGTACGAAATTCTGCAGCGGCGGTATGCCGAGGGCGAGATCTCGAAGGATGAGTATGAGGAGCGCAAGCGCACCTTAGGCCACGACGGCTGAGTCGCCGTCTCACGTGAGCTGCACAGGCGCCCTTGACGGCGGCTTTCTGCAACTGGTCTGGCCGTGGAGGATGGACATGGACGTCAAAGTGATCGCAACGCGCACATGCACGCACCGGCCCAATCTTGAGCGGGAGCTGCGTGACCTGGATATCGACTACGAGTTGGTCATCGTGGAGGAGCGCCCGGAGGTCATACAGCAGTATGCCATACGGCACTCGCCCAACCTGGTGCTCGACGATCAGGTCGTGTTTCGGAACCAGCCGAGCGAGGGCGAGTTGCGCAGCTTCTTCGCGAAGCGCAAGCCATGAAGGGAGGGCTGGTCGATGGGAGGGCGAAATCAGCGGGGAGACGTCGGTGTCGCGATGCTTGTGCTCATGGTGGTGGTCGCCCTTGCGTGGGCGGGCGGCATGCATCGGGACGGTCATTGGCAGGCAGAGACGTCGGCACAGGAGGCGCCCAAGGCCGCGTTCGAGTTGCTGGACGAGCGCGATGCGCGCGGCGACATATCGCGCGAGGAGTACCTGCAGAAGCGGGAAGATCTCCTAAGGGAGCGCCAGTGAGAAAGCATCCCCTGGCGTGAACCGGCGGGCGGCGTCACCGGCGTCCCGTCCGCGTTGGTCGTCGGCGCCTCTATCGCGATGGCGCTCCACACCGGGCCGCACATTGCCGGGATCATCGGCCCACTGGGGTATGCGGTTGCCGCTCGGCCTTGCCTGGAGGGCGCGCCGACAGTCGATGCCTGGTGCGCCATGAGGAGTCTGGATGAACCGCAGTGACGCATACGCACCCGCTTCAGAACCCGTGGCTGGCACCGGCCAGAGCGTGGTCGAACTCGCCGTGCCGGGCATGGGCAGCGACCATTGCGCCGGGCTCATCACCACCTCCCTGCGGCGCCTGGAGGGCGTGTACGCGGTGCAGACCAATGTGGGCAGCCACAAGGTGAGCGTGCGGGTCGATCCGGGGCTGGTTAGCGCTGAGCGTGTCAAGGCGGCGGTGGAGCGGACCGGCTACGAAGTGGTGGGTATCGCGACCCCCGAGGCGCGCCCGGCCGCCGGACAGGTCCGGCTCACGGTCCCCGGCATGGGCAGCGACCACTGCGCGGGGCTGGTGCGCAGCTCCCTCGAGCGCTTGCCGGGCATCGAGCGTATCGAGACCAATATCGCGCAGCACCGCGTGACGGTGGACTTCGACGCCGCGCGGACGAACAGCGACGCACTCCGCACGGCGGTGGAGCGGGCCGGTTACGAGGTGGCCGCCGTCGAAGTAGGGCGGGTCGCGCCGAGCCCGGACGCCGGCGAGGGCGTGGAGGAGCGCTACCTTGCGCAAGCCTGGCGGCGCGTGTGGGTCGCCGCGGTGCCGGCCAGCCTGATCATGGTGCTGATGATGGTGCACATGTTGTGGGTGCCGGTGCCCGGTTACCTCGCCATCGTCGCGCTGCTCGCCTTCCCGGTGGTGTTCATGGAAGGTGGGCTGGCCACCCACCGCTCGGCCTGGCGCTCGCTCACCAACCGCACCGCCAACATGGATGTGCTGATCTCCATGGGCAGTGCACCGCCCTATCTCATTGGGCTCATCGGCTTTCTCTACCCGATGACCTCGTTTATCGAGATGGCGGCTACCATCATGACCTTCCACATGTTGGGCCGCTACCTGGAGACGCGCGCCAAGGGGCGGGCCTCGCAGGCCATCAAGAAGCTGCTCACACTGGGCGCCAAGACGGCAACGGTCCTGCGCGACGGGCGCGAGGTCGAGGTGCCGGTGGCCGACTTGCACGTCGGGGATCTGATGCGGGTGCGCCCGGGGGCCAAGATCCCCACCGACGGCGAGGTGGTGGAGGGCGCGAGTCATGTGGACGAATCCATCGCCACCGGCGAGTCCGTGCCGGTGGAGAAGGGGCCGGGGCAGGCCGTTCTGGGCGCCACCCTCAACAAGGAGGGGCTGCTCACGCTGCGCGCGACGCGCGTGGGCGCGGACACCTTTCTCTCGCAGGTGATCCGCCTGGTCGAGCAGGCCCAGGGCTCGAAGGTCCCGATCCAGGAGTTCGCCGATCGGGTCACCGGGCGCTTCGTTCCCGCGGTGTTGCTCATCAGCCTGGGCAGCCTGGGCATGTGGTTGCTGTTCGCGGACGCGCTGCGCCCGGTCCTGGTGTGGGGCGCGACGTTTCTGCCCTGGGTGAACCCCGAACTCAGCCCCTTGATGGTGGGCATTCTCTCCGCGGTCGCCGTACTGGTGATTGCCTGCCCTTGCGCATTGGGGCTGGCCACGCCGACCGCCATCATGGTCGGGTCCGGCCTCGGCGCCGAGCGCGGCGTGCTGATCCGTTCGGGTGAGGCTATTCAGTCGCTCAAGGACATCAAGGTCATCGTGCTCGACAAGACGGGCACCATCACCAAAGGGGAGCCTTCGCTCACCGAGGTGGTGGCGATGGAAGGCTTCGAGGAAGGGGAGGTGCTCGCCGCGGCCGCGGCGGTGGAGGCGGGCTCGGAACATCCGCTCGGTCAGGCGATCGTGCAGGGCGCGCGCGAGCGTGGCATCGAGCCGGCCAAGGTGGACGCGTTTCGCGCCCTCACTGCCCGCGGCGTCCAGGGCCGCGTGAACGGTCGCCTGGTGCGCGTCGGCAGCCGCCGCCTGCTCGACGAGGCGGGCATCGCCCTCGGGGAGCTCGACGCGATCCTCACGCGCCTGGAGAGCGAGGGCAAGACCGCCATGCTGGTGGCAATCGAGGAGGGCGCCGCCGGCATCGTGGCGGTGGCCGATACGCTCAAGCCCGACTCCCGCGCCGCCATCGAAGCTCTCAAGACGATGGGGGTGCACCCGGTGATGATCACCGGCGACAACGAGCGCACCGCGCGTCACGTGGCCACTCAGGTCGGCATCGACGAGGTGCTGGCGGGCGTGCTGCCCGAGGGCAAGGTCGATGCAGTGCGCGCCCTGCAGGCCAAGCATGGTGAACGGGTCGCCATGGTCGGTGATGGCATCAACGACGCACCGGCGCTCAAGCAGGCCAACGTGGGCATCGCCATCGGCGCGGGGGCGGATGTGGCCATCGAAGCCGCGGACGTCACGCTGGTGCGTGGCGAGTTGACCAAGGTGGTCGAGGCCGTGCGCCTGTCGCGCTCCACGTTTCGCAAGATCCTGCAGAACCTGTTCTGGGCCTGGTTCTACAACGTGGCGGCCATTCCGATTGCGGCGGTCGGCCTGCTCCACCCCATGATCGGCGTGATCGCCATGACCACCAGCTCGCTGTCGGTGATCGGCAACTCCTTGCTGCTCAAGCGCGCGACGCTCACCGAGCGACGATAACCCCCGGAGGATGACCATGAGCACACATCCCTATTCCTGCACGCTTGCCGCCGTGCTGCTGTGGGGCGGGCTCGTCTGCGCCAGCGCGGCGGCGCCGAGCGTTGGCGCGAACGGCGGCTACCAGAGCGCGGACGGGCTGGTCGTGTACCTGGGTGTAGTACCCGCTGCCATGGTTGAAGGCCGCCACGAGGCGCATCCGGGCGAGGAGGAGATGCATGGCGGGGTGCCGCGGGGCAGACACGCGTTCCACGTTATGGTGGCGGTGTTCGACGCCGACACGGGTGAACAGGTCCGCGATGCCCGCGTCGAGGCGCGCGTCGCACCGCTTGGCTTGGGCGAGGTGCGGCAGCCGCTCGAGCCCATGACGATCGGCGACACCGTGACCTACGGCAATTACTTCACGCTTCGGCACGGTACCTACCGCATCCGGGTGGACGTTGTGCGACCGCGCGACGGTGCGCCTGCCACGGTCGAGTTCACCTACGAGCACCCGAACGGCTAGCCGCCAGCGCCGAGGTTCGTCATCCCCCGCGGCGGGCGAACGTATGTCGGGAGTGTCGAAGGCACCTGCAGCGCAGGCGGGGGCCAAGGTAGCGCACGTGGAACAGCGACGGCCGGGTCCTGCCGTGGCCGTGGCCGTGGCCGCGAGGCACCGCGGGATCCGAACGCGCCCGTCCGGTGGCAGACCGAGGTGGAGATGGAGCGTATGTTGGCGCATCTGCGGCCGCCGCAGGTGGTGCAGCCCAAGCGGCGGGACGGAAGCCCCGCTGATGCCGGGGCTATAGTGCGGGGTGCTGTGAACGCCCGCCCCTTCGCTTGCGCGCCATACAGGGCGGAGATATGCTGACTCCATTATGCGCATGCTGCACATACTCGTGATTCTCGCGCTGGCCTTCGGCGCACCGCTGCAGTCGGCGGTCGCGGGCGCCATCGTGTGCGAGGTGCAGCCGCCCGCGGCGACGCAGTCGGCGGCGCACGGCGCGCACGATCATCACGCCCATGCCCACGGCGACGACCGGCCAAGCATGGGTCACGAGCCGCACGCGCATCACGACCACGGCGCGCTGGCGGACACCGAACCGGCCGGGCATGTCTGCACCGGCGCGTGCGACGGTGTCGCTTGCGGCAGCCTGTGCTGTCCCTGCGCGCAGTCGGGAGCGCTCCTCGCGGTCGCGACCGCTGATACTCCTTCCCACTCCGGTTTCGAACCGATGCCGGCGCATTCCGCCGCCGGCCGCACGGTCGGCGCCGAGCTTCGACCACCCAAAACGCTCCATAGCTGAGGCGTCCCGCGCCTCGCGGTCAGTACGTGGGCTCGCGCCCGCGTTTCCTGTAGCTATGGAGCGTTTCCATGAAAGACAGCGACAAGACCCCGCGGCGGCCGGTGGCCGACGCGACCCCCAAGTCGAACCTTGCGTCGACCCCTGAGTCGACAGGTGGGGCGGCGAACGCCGACCGGCGCCGCTTCCTGCGTAGCGCCGCCGCGACCGCGGGCGGCGTGCTCGCGGCCAGCACCGGCCTCGCGCACGCCCAGACGGACCCGCACGCGGGCCACGGTGCGGCGCCTGCCGTCCCCGGTGCGCCCACCACCCCCGGTGTGCCCGGCGCGCCGGCCGCGCCCGGCCATGCCCACGAGGGCGGGCGTGGCTCCATGATGTTCATGCCCGACCACGACATGCGCGGCGCGCACACCCAGCCGCCAGGCGCACCGCCGGACGACGCGGTGGACTACCGCGAGTTCGACATGACCTTCGACCTCATCGAGCACGAGATCCTGCCGGGCGTGAAAATGCCGGCCTTCGCCTTCAATAATCAGGTGCCGGGGCCGGTGTTCCGCGTGCAGGAGAACGACTGGATCAAGGTCAACGTGGTCAACAAGACCGAGGAGATGCACACCATCCACTGGCACGGTGTGGACCTCATCTACACCATGGACGGCGTGCCCATGGCGACCCAGGACCCGATCCACCCGGAGGAGGTGTTCACCTACCGCTTCCAGGCGCGCCCGCACGGCACGCGCTTCTACCACTGCCACTTCGGCACGCCGCTGCATCTGATGGCCGGCCTGCACGGGGCGTTCATCATCGACTCGCCCAATGACCCGATCCGGCGGGACTTCCCCTACACGCGCGACTACACGCTGGTGCTGGAGGCCTTCGACGTGAACTTCGCGCGCGAGCACATGAACGAGGTGCTGCGCGGCATGAAGCGGGTGAACGCGCTGATGGCGCAGCGGCGCTTGTCGCACGTCACGCACGGCTTCTTCCGCAATTACGAAGAGTTTCTGAAGTCGATCGAGGACGGCTGGCGCCCGCCCTACACGCGCGGCATGGCTGAGGTGCCGGAGGTCAAACCGCGCTTCTTCGCCATCAACGGCAAGGCCTTTCCCGCCACCATGGAGCAGGGGCATCTGAAGATCCGCCAGGGCGAGTACATCCGCATCCGCCTCATCAACGGCGGCTTCGGCACGCACCACATGCACCTGCACGGGCATCAGTTCTGGGTGGTGGCCGAGGACGGCAACCCGCTGCCGTACTACAAGCGCTGCAACACCATCCCCGTGACGCCGGGCAAGACCTTCGACCTCATCGTATACGGCGACAACCCCGGCTTCTGGGATTTCCACGACCACAACGAGCTGCAGGCGACCAACAACATGGTCTACCCGGGCGGCATGATCACCATGCTCGAGTACGAGGACATGGGCGAGCCGCCCTACGTCCCGTCCATCTCGATCAACCAATAGGGGGCCGCCATGAAACGTTATGTGAGCTACGCCGCGGGCAGCCTGCTGTTGGCCGCCGCGGGCCAGGCCTCGGCGCTGGAGATCGACCCGCACGTGCCGCCGCAGGTGGACATCGGCGGGCGCGCGCTGGTCACCGGCAACTGGACCGACAACGGCGCGCGCGACACCGAACTGGACCTGTCCGACTCCAGCCTGTTGTTCGGCTTCTCCAAATACCTGTTCGACGACCGCAACTACGGCTTCGCTAACTTCGGCTTCAAGGTCCCGGAGGACGAGGCGGCGGTGCGCTCAGATCTGTACCTGCACCAGATGCACGTGGGTGTGGGCGGGCCGCGCTACGAGGTGTTGCTCGGGCGCACGCAGATGCCCAACACCCTGGTGCGCTTCCCCACGCTGCGCGACGACGACCTGCTGGAGTTCACCCACGTCGGCAACGTGTTCAACCACGCCGGCCACGCGGCCGAGGAATACGACCTGTACGGCGGCCTGATTCAGGGCACTTGGTTCTTCCCCACGCAGCGCCTGTACGCCAGCGCCGCGGCGGTGGCGCGCACCGAGACCGATGCGGAGGGCGACGGGCGCGAGACCAGCGCGAACTTCAATAGCTGGAACCTCGAACTCGGCTACAACGTGCCCGAGGCGATCAGGTTCGAGCGCGGGCTACGTTACCTCGCTGTGGGCTGGGACCGCCAGGAGCACGACGCCGGCAATCAGGACGCGTACCTCCTCGGCGCGACCTTTAACCTCAACAACAACCCCGAGGCGAGCTGGAACCTGGATCTGCAGGGCATCCACACGCGCGGCGTCGACGGTGTGGCCACGCTGGCCGAGGAGGTCGATCGCGCACAGGCGCGCAGCAACGCGGTGGTCGCTTCGCTGCGCTACGGTCATCGGCCGTGGCTGCAGACACGCTGGCAGGCGGCGCTGACCGCGGCTTGGAAGGACTACACCGAGTTCGACGACGCGACCACCTGGGCGGTGGCGCCGAGCTTCGCCTATCTGCTCGGACGCGGTGTCGATCTGGTCGCCCAGTACCGATACACGGACCGCGACGACGGCTTGGGCGGCGGCAGCGAGCACCGCGTCTATGCGGGCTTGGTGTTCAGTCTCGACTACACGCTCAACAAGCACGTCGGCCAACGCGATTCGATCCTGATGTTGGAACACGACATGGTGCGCGACGTGGGTCCGCGCCGGGGAGGTCACTGAGATGAACCGGAACACGAACCACAGGTTGAATTGGGCGCCCGCCGGCTGGGTCATGGCGGCGAGTCTCGCGCTCGCCGCCCCGGCACTGGCGCAGGAGGCGCACGACCACGGCGCCCACGAGGCAGCACCGCAGAGTGCCCCGCAGGCCGCTCCTGCGGCACCCGGAGGGCATGATCCGCACGAGCACGACCACCACATGGACCACGGCCAACCGAGCGAACAGATGCATCCGGGGCACGACGAGCCGCACGGGCATGAGGGTCATGGCGCGCCCGGCGGAGAGGCTCACGATCATCACGGCCACGGTGCGGCCGCCGTCACGGACGGCCCCTGGTCCTACATCGGGCGTGACAATCCAGAACCCTACGCCGAGAACCGCTGGGTGATGATTCCCGTGCCGGGCGAGGCGCATGCCTTTCGTTTCGTGGGTGAGGTCGAGGCGCGCGAGGTCTGCGCCAGCCTCGACGCGTCGCGCGTGATGGTGGACCGCGCGACGCGCGAGGCCTGCGAGGCGCAACCGGAGGGCTTGCCCTTTGTGGGCGTTGCGCAGGCACCGGGCGGCCACGGCGGCCACGGACACCATGACCACGGCCATGGGGGTCACGGACACCATGAACACCATGAGCATGGGCATCACGGCCACCACGGGCACGGAGAACCGGCCGGGGCAGGCGGTCATGGCACAGCCCCCGACGGGCATGGGGACCACGGTCACGACCACGGGGGCGGCGAGGGTCATGGCGCTGCGGATGCCCCGTCGGCGACGGGGAGCGGCGCGCACGGCGAGCACGCGCATTGATGCATGGCGGCGACCGGCCCGCTGCGGGCGGGCGCGGACGCTGCCGAGGAGGTTGAATCATGAAACGACAAGGCAGGAACTATTTGGGTGTCGGTTTGGTCGCGGCGCTGTGGTTGCCGATGCAGCTGTTCGCGCACGCGTTGAAGACCGAGAGCGAGCCCGCCGACGGCGCGGTGGTGCAGGGTTCGCCGCCCGTCATCGCAATGAGCTTCGACTCGCCGATGCGGATTACCAGCCTGGTGTTGCGGGATGCCGACGGAGAACCCATCGAGCTGGCGCGCGACGATGCAATGCGTCCGGTGACGCGGGTCGAGGCGCGCCCGCCCGCACTGGCTGCCGGCCAGTACGTGGTCGAGTGGCGCGGACTCGCGCCCGACGGGCATGCCATGCGCGACACCTTCACCTTCACGGTAGAGTAGGCCCGTGGTCGAACCCGGCGGTTTTGCCGCCCTGGCTTGGGTAGTCACCGCGGCCGCCTACCTCACCGCGCTGGCGGCGGCCGGTGGCGCGCTGTTTCTGCTCGCGTTTGCCGACCTCGAGCCCGCCCATCGGCGCTATGTGCGCAGGACCACGGCGGGTGTGGCACTGCTTGCGGTGCTGCTTACGCTGTTGCAGCTGCCGATTCAGGCAGGCTTCCTCGGCGGCGGGACGTTCGCGGCGGCGCGCGATCCGATGCTCGTTCGGCTGGTCGTGGAAGGGGCGCTCGGGACGGCGGTCGGCGTGCGTGTGCTTGGTTTGCTGCTGATTGCCACCTTGGTGCTGGGAACAGGGGGCCTGCGGTGGCTGGCTGCGGTGGGCGCGCTGTTGGTGGCCGTGTCGTTCACGCAGGTGGGCCACAGCCTGAGCGAGCCACGCTGGGCGCTGGCCGGCCTGCTCGGCATCCATGTGCTGGCGGCCGCGTTCTGGATAGGGGCGCTGATGCCGCTGCACCGCATCAGCGCGGCCGATGATCGTCGCCGCGCCGGTGCGCTTCTGGAGCGCTTCGGGCGCCTCGCGGCGTGGGTGGTGGGCGCCCTGGTGCTGGCGGGGGTTGGTCTCGCCGTGCTGCTGCTCGACGACTTTTCGGCGCTGTTCGCGGAACCCTACGGCCAGACGCTGATGGTCAAGGTCGCGCTGGTGGCGCTCCTGTTGGGGTTCGCGGCCCACAACAAGCTGCGTCTGTCGCCGGCCGTTGCACGCGGTTCCGCGGTGGCGGCGGCGCGGCTGCGTACCTCGATCCGCTGGGAGGTGGCACTGGTGCTGGGGATCGTGGTTGTGACCGCCGGCATGACGACGTTCACCTCGCCGTCCGGTACATGATGTGGGAGAAGACGATATGAGAGCAGTGAAACGCGGGCGCCTCGCGCTCGGCTTGGCGGGCGCGCTGCTGCTCGCCGCCTGCGGCGACGACGAGCCGGTGGCGTGGGACCAGCGGCCGGTGCCACCGCGCGATTTTCCCGAGGAACGCGTGGAACTCGGGCGCACACTGTTTCAGCAACACTGCGCCACTTGCCACGGTGCCGGCGCCGAGGGTGATCCGAACTGGCGATATCGCGATGAGCAGGGCATGTTCCCGCCCCCGCCGCTGAACGGCACGGCGCACGCCTGGCATCACCCCTGGAGCGAGCTGCGCGACATCATCCAGCACGGCAGCCGCCCCGGTGAGGGGCGCATGCCCGCCTGGAATGACGTGCTGAGCGAGGAGGAGATCGACAGCATCATTATGTGGTTCATTACCTTATGGCCGGACGAGGTGTACGCGGCCTGGCACGAAATCGATCAGCGCGCACGCGCGCGCGGGGAAACCGGGAGACGACATTGAGCAAGACACTTATCTGGGGCGCCGTGGTGGCGGGCGCGCTGCTGTTGGCGGGCTGCGGCCAGTCGGAGGAGACGGCGAGCGCACCGCCTGCGGCATCGGGTGCGAATCAGGCGCAACACGCGCAGCAGGAAGCCGAGTTCGTGCCCGATCTCGCGCGCGGCCAGAGCCTGTTCGAGAACAACTGCGTGGTGTGTCACGGCGTGCGGGGCAGCGGCACCGATCAGGGGCCGCCGCTGGTGCACAAGGTCTACGAGCCGAGTCACCATTCGGACCTCGCCTTCTTCATCGCCATGCGCGACGGCGTGCGCGCGCACCATTGGGAGTTCGGCGATATGCCGCCGGTCGAGGGCCTGGAGGTCGAGGATATGGCGCAGATCATCGTCTACATCCGCACGCTGCAGCGCGAGGCAGGCATATTTTGAGGCGCTTGCGGCGCCTCAAGAAACATCGCCTGCGGGCGCCTATGCTGTGCCAACATGCTGATCGCGGCCGGGGCGGCGCCTCCGTGGTGGAGCCGGCAGTTCCGGGCACGTGTGGAAGGAGGTTGTGATGAAACAGATCGAGCGCATCGTTTGTCCGGTCGACTTCAGCCCCGCGTCGGAGGCGGCGGCCGAGTATGCGCTGCAGCTCGCGCAGCGGCTCAAGGCGCGGGTCGCCTTTCTGCATTCCCTGTATGCGCAGCTTGCAGGGGTCTACAGCGAGACGCTGGATCTGGACGAGCTGTATCGCAGCGTGCGCCGCGAGGCGGATGCCAAGCTCGGCGCTCTGCGGGCGCGCGCCGAGGCGGCCGAAGTCCCGGCGGAGTTGGCCGTGGT contains the following coding sequences:
- a CDS encoding universal stress protein — encoded protein: MNLQRILCPVDFSRASEAAADYAAAIAQPLGATVGLVHAVYAEPAGSYGQNLDLDALYTAMRGEALSRMQRLQVRLGPSGVPTETILREGPVAQELQAAIGAWPADLVVMATHGRRGVRRWVLGSAALDLLQGLRVPLLTLGQAQEQQARSRLAHVVAAVDFPLAPQASVLEAAARFATLRGGRLTVLHVMHELGVGARRPYEEVLVDALAQRLAAALPDEVQGRVEVSVEPGRLGERVLDWAARENVDLLVLGARPREPQARLLAGATVERLLCAASCPVLTVPCGTAGASL
- a CDS encoding Spy/CpxP family protein refolding chaperone; the encoded protein is MMMHRMMTAGVLSVALAAAAPALLADQHGHDHAEPQAPQQQAPQQQAPDSAPGGMGMMGPGMGMMGHGMGMMGPGMGMMGHGMGMMGQDGMGMRGGRNLAAMLELTPEQQKQLREIRRDLHRQQWDPLGKLIEAREDLRELHQAERPDPAAIGEAHERAAQLERPVIEARVQARNEMHAVLTDEQREKLREMRRGMGGMEGVMGARGMMDHGMGSGMGMMGPDMGMPDLGVLLEGEAR
- a CDS encoding SHOCT domain-containing protein, translated to MGYDGWGFGMHALWWLFWVVLIVGVIFALLQGSGRREARRETPYEILQRRYAEGEISKDEYEERKRTLGHDG
- a CDS encoding thioredoxin family protein, coding for MDVKVIATRTCTHRPNLERELRDLDIDYELVIVEERPEVIQQYAIRHSPNLVLDDQVVFRNQPSEGELRSFFAKRKP
- a CDS encoding SHOCT domain-containing protein, with amino-acid sequence MLVLMVVVALAWAGGMHRDGHWQAETSAQEAPKAAFELLDERDARGDISREEYLQKREDLLRERQ
- a CDS encoding heavy metal translocating P-type ATPase is translated as MNRSDAYAPASEPVAGTGQSVVELAVPGMGSDHCAGLITTSLRRLEGVYAVQTNVGSHKVSVRVDPGLVSAERVKAAVERTGYEVVGIATPEARPAAGQVRLTVPGMGSDHCAGLVRSSLERLPGIERIETNIAQHRVTVDFDAARTNSDALRTAVERAGYEVAAVEVGRVAPSPDAGEGVEERYLAQAWRRVWVAAVPASLIMVLMMVHMLWVPVPGYLAIVALLAFPVVFMEGGLATHRSAWRSLTNRTANMDVLISMGSAPPYLIGLIGFLYPMTSFIEMAATIMTFHMLGRYLETRAKGRASQAIKKLLTLGAKTATVLRDGREVEVPVADLHVGDLMRVRPGAKIPTDGEVVEGASHVDESIATGESVPVEKGPGQAVLGATLNKEGLLTLRATRVGADTFLSQVIRLVEQAQGSKVPIQEFADRVTGRFVPAVLLISLGSLGMWLLFADALRPVLVWGATFLPWVNPELSPLMVGILSAVAVLVIACPCALGLATPTAIMVGSGLGAERGVLIRSGEAIQSLKDIKVIVLDKTGTITKGEPSLTEVVAMEGFEEGEVLAAAAAVEAGSEHPLGQAIVQGARERGIEPAKVDAFRALTARGVQGRVNGRLVRVGSRRLLDEAGIALGELDAILTRLESEGKTAMLVAIEEGAAGIVAVADTLKPDSRAAIEALKTMGVHPVMITGDNERTARHVATQVGIDEVLAGVLPEGKVDAVRALQAKHGERVAMVGDGINDAPALKQANVGIAIGAGADVAIEAADVTLVRGELTKVVEAVRLSRSTFRKILQNLFWAWFYNVAAIPIAAVGLLHPMIGVIAMTTSSLSVIGNSLLLKRATLTERR
- a CDS encoding multicopper oxidase domain-containing protein, translating into MKDSDKTPRRPVADATPKSNLASTPESTGGAANADRRRFLRSAAATAGGVLAASTGLAHAQTDPHAGHGAAPAVPGAPTTPGVPGAPAAPGHAHEGGRGSMMFMPDHDMRGAHTQPPGAPPDDAVDYREFDMTFDLIEHEILPGVKMPAFAFNNQVPGPVFRVQENDWIKVNVVNKTEEMHTIHWHGVDLIYTMDGVPMATQDPIHPEEVFTYRFQARPHGTRFYHCHFGTPLHLMAGLHGAFIIDSPNDPIRRDFPYTRDYTLVLEAFDVNFAREHMNEVLRGMKRVNALMAQRRLSHVTHGFFRNYEEFLKSIEDGWRPPYTRGMAEVPEVKPRFFAINGKAFPATMEQGHLKIRQGEYIRIRLINGGFGTHHMHLHGHQFWVVAEDGNPLPYYKRCNTIPVTPGKTFDLIVYGDNPGFWDFHDHNELQATNNMVYPGGMITMLEYEDMGEPPYVPSISINQ